The DNA sequence CCATGGGAATGCCGTGGGCGATGCGGGTCACCCGCACACCGAGCGGCTTGATGAGGCGCGCCAGGTAGAGCGCCGTCGCCTCCCCCTCGGTGGTCGGATTGGTGGCGATGATCACCTCCTGCACCCCGTGCTCGCCCAGGCGGCGGAGGAGCGACGTCACGTTCAGATCGTCGGGGCCGACCCCGTCGAGCGGCGCGAGGGTGCCGCCGAGCACGTGATAGCGGCCGCTGAAGCCGCCGGACCGTTCGACGGCGGCGAGGTCGGCGGATTCCTCGACGACGCAGAGGACATCACCGCGACGCCGCGGATCGCCGCACAGCTCGCACGGATCGCTGCCGGCCAGCGCGCAACACTGCGAACAGGTCCGCAGGTCGTCGCGCAGCGCCGCCAGGGCCGCCGCCAGCGCCTCGACATCGCCCCGCTCGGTGCGGCTGAGGTGAAAGGCCAGCCGGGTGGCGGTCTTCTCACCGATGCCGGGGAGTTTCGTCAGCTCTTGAATGACCCGCGCCAGCGGCGCCGGTACCGTTGCCATCGGTGTTGCCCTCCTCCACCGCCCCGAGTCGATCGCGCAGCGCTCACCCCATGCCCGGCAGCTTGAGCCCACCCGTGAGCTTGCTCATCTCGTCGGCCATCTGCTGCTGCGCGCTGCGCAGCGCCTGATTCACCGCCGCGATCACCAGGTCCTGCAGCATCTCCACGTCGCCGCCGGCGAGGGCGGCGGGCTCGATCTGCAGGCGCACCAACTCGAGACGGCCGTTCACGGTCGCGCGCACCATGCCGCCGCCGGCACTGGCCTCGACGCTGCGCGCCGCCGCCTCCTCCTGGACGCGCTGCAACCGCTCCTGGAGATCCTGCGCCTGCTTGAACAGATCACCGAGCCCCGGCACCTTGCTCATTTCCCCTCCCGGCGGCGCGGCCGCCGCTCGCGCACTTCCGCCACCTCGCCGCCGAGGATCTCGACCGCGGCCTTGACGGCGGGATTCTGCAACGCGGCGCTGGTGAGCTCGGCGGTGCTCGGGCGCGGTGGCTCAACGGGCGCGTTGCCGTTGCTGGCGTCGCCGACCTCGACCTGGACGCGCAGCGGCCGCCCGAAGAAGCGGCCTGCCAGCTCCTCGATCAACGACAGATGATCGCGCCGCGACAGGTAGTCGAAGCGGAATCCGCGCGGCACCGCCAGGATCGCGACGTCGGCATCGAGCTGGCGCACCGCGCACTTCGCGAGATGATCGGCCAGCGTCGGCCGCTCCGCGTGCGCGAACGCGACGAAGTCCTCCCACCCCCCGTTTCCGGCCGACGCGGGCACCGGCGGCGGCGCGGATGGCGCGGTGGTGGCCGCGCGCGCCGCCGGCGCGGCGGCCGCCGGGCGCGGCGCCGGCGCCGACGTCGCCGCGCGCGCCGGCGCACCGCTGCCGCCGCGCAGGCGTGCCTCGAGATCGGCGAGCCGCTGCAGGACCTCCTCGATCGGCAGCAGGGCCGGCAGCGTCGCCAACTTCAGCAACGCCATCTCGAGCACCAGCTTCGGATACGGCGTGCGCGCCACCTCCTCGTCGGCCGCGAGCAGCACGTGGAAGGCGCGGTCGCAATCCACCGCCGCGGCGCGCGCCGCCTGGGCGCGCAGCGCCGCCAACTCGTCGTCGGCCATGTCGGGCAGAACGGCGCCGTTGCTCACCTTGGCCACCGCGAGATTGCGGAAGTGCTCGAGCAGGTCGCGGGTGAAGCGGCGGAGGTCGCAGCCGCGCTTGTAGGCGTCGTCGAGCGGCGCCAGGACGCGCGCCGGATCGCGATCGATCACGGCGTCGGCCAGCGCCGCGATCACCGCGCGATCGGCGAGCCCGAGCACGTCGAGCACCGCCGCGTCCGCGACGTCGGCGCCGGCGAGCACCTGGTCGAGCAGCGACTGCGCGTCGCGCATGCTGCCCTCGCCCTCGCGGGCCAGGGTGAAGAGCGCCCGGTCGCTGATCGCGACGCCGTCGGCGTCGACGATCTGGCGCAGGCGGGCGACCACCTGGCGCAGCGGAATGCGGCGGAAGTCGTAGCGCTGACAGCGCGACTGCACCGTCGCCGGCAACTTGTGCGGGTCGGTGGTGGCGAAGATGAACTTGACGTGCGGCGGCGGCTCCTCGAGCGTCTTCAACAGCGCGTTGAAGGCGCTGTTGGAGAGCATGTGCACCTCGTCGATGATGTAGATCTTGAAGCGGCTCTTCGCCGCCTGGTAGCGCACGTTCTCGATGATCTCGCGCACGTCGTCGACGCCGGTGTTGGAGGCGCCGTCGATCTCGAGCACGTCGACCGCGCTGCCGGCGGTGATCTCGCGGCAGTTCGCGCACTCGTTGCAGGGGGTCGGCGTCGGCCCGCGCTCGCAGTTGAGCGCCTTGGCGAGGACGCGCGCCGCCGTCGTCTTGCCGACGCCGCGCACGCCGGTGAAGAGGAAGGCGTGCGCCACGCGGCCGGCGCGAATGGCGTTGCTGAGCGTGCGGGCGACGTGCTCCTGACCGACGAGATCCTCGAAGGTCTGCGGCCGCCACCGGCGGGCCGACACGAGATACGTCACTTCACCCTCGCCCTCGCCGGAGTGGGTACCAGTGATAGCTAGGCTTCCCCGCGGCACAGAGAGGGAGTCGGTACCGCTGCTTCCTTCCGGACCTGACGGGGTTCGCGACGCTCCCTTGCGCGGGACCTAGCTATCACTCGTACTCACGCGTACTCACTCGCGACGCCTCCATTGCTACTCCCACCCCATCCACGGCGCAACCGCGCGCGGCGCGCGCGAACGGAGAGGGTGGGATTCGAACCCACGATACCTTTTGGGTATACGCGCTCTCCAGGCGCGCCCCTTCGACCACTCGGGCACCTCTCCATGCGCCGCGGTACGGTGCCCGTTCGCCGTCGCGACGTCAACGGGGTGGCGACGGCGACTCCCGCCGATCATCGCGTCGCGGCCTGCGTTGACCTGCGCGGCGGCGCGCACTAGATCGGCGCGGCGTCATGACCGTCCCCTGCCCCGCGTGCGGCGCGCCGACGTCGGCCGGCGATCACACCTGCGCGCGGTGCGGGCAACGGCTGACCACGGCGGCGCCGCTGCCCGAGGGCATCGCCACCGGCCCCGGCATGCTGGTATCCGCGGGCTTCGGCCGACGCACGCTGGCACGGCTGCTCGATCTCGTGCTCACCGGCTTCCTCGGCGGCGCGCTGGCCGCGGTGATGCTGCTGGCGCTGGGCGGCGACGAGGCGCTGCTCGACCGCAACCTGCCCGCGGCGGGATTCGAGATGTGGCTGGCGCGGACGCTGATGATGCTCACCTACCACGGCGTCGCCGAATCGCTGGGCGGCGCGACGCTGGGCAAGCTCATCTTCTCCCTCGACGTGGTCGGCGAGGACGGGCTCCCCATCTCGCTCGGGCGCGGTCTGTTGCGCAACCTGTGGGTCCTGGTCGACAGCCTCGCCTTCGGGCTCGTCGCCTACGTCGCCATGCGCCGCTCGCCGCGACACCAGCGGCTCGGCGACCGCCACGCGCGCACGCTCGTCGTGCACCGCCGCGATCTGCCCGCCGCCGCCCGCCGCCGCCCGGCGACGGTGGCGCACGGCATCCTGATCGGCCTCGCCTTCGCCGCCGCGATCTGCGCCCTCGCCATCCTGCTCGCCGGCGCCGCGGCGCCGACCGAACCCACGGCTTGATCGCGCCGCCGTTCGCAGGCAGGGAGAGCGCGGAGGAGCGCCGCATGGATCTCGGCCGTCTCGGCGTCTGGACCTTTCTCGACCTGATGAGCGCCGGCGAGGCCGCCGCCTTCGCCCAGCGCGTCGAGGCGCTCGGCTACACGACCCTCTGGCTGCCGGAGGCGATCGGCCGCGATCCCTTCGCCCTGCTCGGCTTTCTCGCCGCGCGCACCACACGGCTGCAGCTCGCCACCGGCATCGCCAACATCTACGCGCGCGACCCGATGACCATGCGCGCGGTCCAGCAGACGCTGGCCGAGCTCTCGGGCGGCCGGTTCATCCTCGGCCTCGGCGTCTCCCACGCGCATCTGGTGAGCGGCGTCCGCGGCCACGAGTACAAGCAGCCGATCCCCGCCATGCGCGAGTACCTGGACGCGATGGCCGGCGCGCTCTATCGGGCCGTCGAGCCGGCCGAGGAGGCGCCGATCATGCTCGCGGCGCTGCGGCCGGCGATGCTACGCCTGGCGCGCGCCCGGGCGCGCGGCGCGCATCCGTACTTCACCACCCCGGAGCACACCGCCCGGGCGCGCGAGATCCTCGGCCCCGATGCCTGGCTGGCGCCGGAGCAGAAGGTCCTCCTCGACACCGACCCGGGGCGCGCCCGCGCCACGGCGCGGGCGACGATGCAGATCTACCTCGGGCTGCCGAACTACCAGAACAACCTCCGCTGGCTCGGCTTCACCGACGACGACATCGCCAACGGCGGCAGCGACCGCCTGGTCGACGCCATCGTCGCCTGGGGGGACGAGCAGGCGATCCGCGATCGCATCCGCGCCCACCACGACGCCGGCGCCAATCACGTCTGCATCCAACCCCTGCGCGTCGATGGCGTCCCCGGCCCCGATCTGACCGTGCTCGAGGCGCTCGCGCCGGCACGCCGCTGACGAAAATCGCGGCTGCGGCGCCGCCGGGCCTCTGCTAGTCCTGACGCCCGAGAGGATCCGCGATGCGCCGACTCGCCCGTACGATCACCCTCCTGGCCGCCGCCCTGCTGCTGACCACCACGCCGGCGCTGCGCGCCCACGCGGTCGAGGGCGGCAACGCCGACACCGACATCGACGACGACGAGGGCGTCGACGTGCCGTCCGGCAAGGTCCGCGATCCCGACGAGATCGCGCCGCCGGACGCCAAGCCGCGCGCCCACGACGAGATTCCGTTTCCGGACGCCAAGCCGCGCGCCCACGACGAGATCCAGCCGCCCGACATCACGATCCCGCAGTAGCCGGGGCGCGGTCAGCCGCCGCCGCAGCCGTCGAGCGCGCGCGTCACCGCCGCGACCAGCTCGTCGATCGTCACCACGCCGTCGACGTTGCCGTCGACCGCCGCGCACAGCGCCGCGCCCGACTCGCCGAGGGCGATCCGCACCGCGGTGATCAGCTCGTCGATCGACACCGTGCCGCCGAAATCGCAGTCGCCGGCGCAGGCCGCGTCCGGCGCCAGGCGCCAGCCCATGTCGGTGAACGCCGCCGCCGCCAGTCCGACCTCGTGCAGCGACGACTCGAAGAACGGCTCCATCAACTCGAGGGGCGCCAGCGCATCGCTCCAGTGACTCGCCGAGGACCCCGCCTGCGCGAACGCCGGCGCGTACATCTGGACCCGCCCCTGGCCGTCGGCGCCGGCGGCGAGCACGCCGCTCGCCGCCCGCACCGTCGCGCCGTTCCACAGCAGCGACCCGGTGGCCTCGATCGCCGACCGCCGCTGGGCGTTGGTCATGGTGTCGAGCGTCTTGTTCGAGCGCGCGTCGAGCAGGAAGGTCAGGAAGACGTCGTCGCGCCCCTGGAAGCGGGCGCCGGTGTCCACGTCGACGAAGGTGATGAACCCCAGGCCGTGTCCGAGCTCGTGCAACACGACGGTGACGAAGTCCGAATCCTCGCCCGGCGCGTTGCCGTCCAGGCCGTAGTACCAGCCGGCGGGAAACGGACAGGTGGTGCCGAAGGCGCTGTTGAAGGTGGCGTCGATGTCGTCCTCGTCCGGCGCCAGATCCATGCCCGCCAGGCTGTCGGCCAACGCCGAGGGATAGAACGTGTTGGCGCGCGGCGCGCCGGCAAAGTCGCGGAACACGCTCACCGGCCCCGCCACCCCGAGGGTGGTCGACGCGGCCGTGCAGTTGAGCGGGTCGAAGGTGGCGGAGATGCGGATCTGCACCGGGCTCAGCACCGTCGCCGCCCACAGCTCGGCGGCGTACTCGAAGGCGATGAAGCGCTGCTCGCCGAGCGTCGCGCCGCGATTGCCACCCACCGGCGTCACCGGCGTCGGATCATTGAAGCCCTCGCCGGCGCCGTCGCGCGAGATGACCAGGACCGATGCGGCATCGCAACGACCCGCGACCAGGGCGCCCGCGGCGGCCAGAACGGCCGCGGCGAGCCAGGCACCTCCCCTCACCGGCCGCCCTCGCCCTCGATGCACTCGTGCAGCGCCGGGCCCCCGGGGTCGGCATGGCGCACCACCGCCGGCCGATGGCTGCCGCGCAGGTTCACCTTCACGCCGCCCGCCGGCGCCTGCACCGCCTCCTCCTCCCCCGGCTGCTCGGCCGCCGCAGACGCGGGCGCCGCGGCCGCCTCCGCCTGCAGCGCGGCGGCGCTCGGTCGGCCGACCACGCCGGTGTCGGGATCGCGGTACAGACGCATGGCGCGCTCGCCCGCGGCATCACCGGCGTGCGCCGGCGGGGCGCCCATCGCGAGCGCGGTGACCAGGACGAGAAGGGCGAACGGACTCTGGCGCATGGAGAGGATCCTCGGCGGTCGGAGTGAGGCGGACATCGCGTCACCGAACATGCCAGCAGGATGCAGCAATGCCTATCGCTGCTGCGCGGCCCCCGGACGGCTGAACTTGAAGAAGATGACTGAGAAGGGGGGGCGGGCCGCCCTGGACAGTTGGGCGACCCGCCGGCTGGAAGGGGGAACAAGGAGGATATTCCAGCTTGCGCGAGGATACCGAAACCGTCTCGCGCTGTACAGGTGGCATCCTCCTTATCCGCCTAGGTATTTTCCCTAACCCACCGATACCCTGGCAGATTGCATCCGGACATCACGGCACCCGCGGGCCACCCGGGGCGCCGCCCGATGACTCCCTCGGCGATCGCGGGCATGACAGCGGTCGCCCATGACCTTTCCTGCCCGGGCGCTCACGGAAGCGCTGGAAACGCATCGCGTTTTTTCAACCGCGACCAGGTGGCCTCGAGGCGACCCGGGCGTCGGTGGGGAAAGCTGCCCGGGGATAGCCAGCGCTCGGAGGGGAGAAAACAGCGGAGAGGGGGGAGTTCGTACTCTCCGCCGAGACCGGCAGGAAAATCGGGGCGTTGCGTGTTCAGCCGACAGCGGCTGCTACCGTTTTGCTACCAGCGCCGAGCACGGCGTCCGCGAGCCCGCACATCGCCTCGCGGTTCTTTTCCTCGGCGTCCCAGAACCAGTGGCTGTAGACGCTGAGCGTGATGGTCGGATCCAGTGGCCGAGCAGCTTCGCGACCTGCGTGACGCGTCGCCCCTGCATGATGAGGAGGCTCGCGAAGGTGCGCCGCAGGCCGTGCAAGTTGATCACGGGCCAGATCTCAGTGATGCCGCTCGACATATGTGAGGGAGGCGCTTGGCGCGTACAACCAGCGCCTCTACCTCGCGTGCACGGTGATGATCGGCGTGGCATCGGAGGCGATCGTGCTCGAAGCGGCCACCGCCCTCGCTAAGCTACCGGGTACGGAGAAGCTACGGGAGGAGCTGTCCAGCCGCCGCGTGTTCAAACGTGCGGGTTTCGGAAGGCGCTCGCCGCACGGGACGACGTTCCAGCGGGTCTCCGCGACGGAATGGACCTGGTCGTCCACGTTGCCGATCTCTTGCGAGCTGGCCGCAACGACGCAGGACACCCAACTGGCCACGGGCCACAGGCCGACGATTGCTTTACGTCGCTGAGCCTCTTCCCGCACTTTGCAAAGAGGCTCTACGCGCATCGGGACCGTTTCGTCTCTCTCGGTCCAACGGCCTAGTCGTCGAACGGACCCAAATCTAACTCAGTCAGCACGTGCCTTGGCGGATAAACAGGTCCCTTCTCGTAGTTCCAGAAATGGTGCCCCTTGAAGGTGTCTTTAAGCGCGTACCGAAGCATCTTCTCGAATCGGTAGTTTGAGCGCCTCGCCACGCAGAACGCCTCGAACATTCCGCGCGTCAGGTCCTTCAGCGCCTGTGTCGTTTCTGGACCGGCGATCAATTCCACCTCCACACGGTCGACTGGGACGAGACCCCATTGCTGGTGGAAGGCTGCGACCTTTCGTTGCAACTGCCTCTGCTCCAGCGCTCGCTGGTCCATCACCGACAGGAGTTCGTGAAAATGGCCGTCGCCCACAGATAGGTAGTGAACCAAGTCGGCGTGGGACCCTTCGAGGAGGAAATAGAGGGACTCGATGTTGAGGCTGGGACGCCTGACTACTCCGAGTGCCGCCGCGACCGTCCAGGCATTATCGCCCTCGGCGGCGACGGCGCGCAGGTGCTGACGCTCGAGTCCGTAGAGGATAGCCCGCTGTTCCAACAGGACCGCAAGAGCGCTCGTTCCATCAGCAACTCGCCGCCGGCGCTCCTCGGAACGGTCTCGCCGGATTTGGAATTGATAGGCGGCCAAAGCGCCCGCGAGCGCGCCGCCAAAACCCGAAACCAATGTCCCGAGTACGCTGCGGTCCTGCATCGCATCCAAGCCGGGCGCTCCAGCTTCGAGGTACAGCGCGAGGATCAGCACGGCCGCACCGCAGCTCACCACGTAAGATGCGATGCTGTGCTCGAGGAGCAGAATCGTCCCGCCGGCGAGAATCATCAGGGCCAGCGCCAGCAGGAAATGAGGGTGGACCATGTAGGGCATCAGCGGCGCCCTGCTACCACCCTGCTACCGCTCCGCGCCAATCCGGCAGAACCAGCAGCACCAGCGGGGCGAAAAAAGCCCCGATTTCCCTACCATACTGAGCCAGGCTGACTCAGGGAGAGATACAAGCGGAGAGGGGGGGATTCGAACCCCCGAACCCTTGCGGGTTACACGATTTCGAGTCGTGCCGTTTCAACCGGGCTCACGCACCTCTCCGCAGAGGAGGCGCGAGGTGTATAGCCGGGGCCGACGGGTGGCTCAAGACGAGGCGGCAGGGCCGCGGCGGGCCTGAAAGAATCGACGCAGCAGGGTCTGCGCCTCGTCGGCGAGGACGCCGCCGACGACCGCGAAGCGATGGTTCAGGGGAGCCGCAGCGGTGGCGTCGAAGAGGCCGCCGAGCGCCCCGCCCTTGGGATCGGAACACCCGTAGACCACCCGCCGCAGTCGCGCCTGGACGATGGCGCCGACGCACATCAGGCACGGCTCGACGGTGACGTAGAGCTCGCCGCCGGTGAGGCGGTAGTTGCCGAGCGCCTGGCCGGCGGCGCGCAGGGTGAGGATCTCGGCATGGGCGCTGGGGTCGTGCGCGGCGATCGGACGGTTGTGCCCGCGGGCCACGATCCGCCCGTCGAGCACCAGCACGGCCCCGACCGGCACCTCCCCCTCGCCTTCCGCCGCCGCCGCCTGGCGCAGGCTCTCGCGCATCCATGCGACGTCGGCGGCCGTCCCGGCGCTCATCCGGCGCACCGTTCCCGGTCCGCAGCCAGCGCGCCGGCAGCGCTGCGCGCCGCTGATGGCGCACGCGGCACGCGACGTACCGCATCAGCCGGCATGCCCTCCGCATCGCGCCGGCCGGCCGGCGCCGGACGCCTGGCGCGGCTCAGCAAACTTATCCTTCCGCACATCTCACGATCTGTGATAGCGACGGACATCCCACTTTAGAAGCGAATGATCGACGTCCCGGGCGATAGTTTTCTCCTGTCGACCAACCAGATCCTGGTTCGACGGACACGCGTCATCCTGCTGATCTGTCTCGTCGGCTCGGCGATCTTCACCGCGCTGCAGATCGCCGCCTGGCAGGATGGCTCATGGCCCGGCGTCGCCATCCACCTGCTCGGATTCGCCAGCATCGTCGCCGGCCTGATCGTGCTGCAATCCACCTGGGCGGTGCGGCACGCCTGGCTGGTCACCATCAGCACGGTCAGCGTCGCCTACCTGTTCACCGCCCTCGGCCGCTCGCTCAGCATCTCCGGCGAGTACGCGACCACCGCCATCCTCTTCGTCGGCGCGGCGCTGATCACGGCGACGATCATTCCCTGGGGCATCTGGGTGCAGGCCCTGACCGTCATCATCGGCGGCGCCTCGCTGCTGGCAGAGATCTGGCACCGCGACCGCAGCTTCGCCATCGTCGCCAGCGACGCCGCGGCGGCGGTCATGGTCGGCTTCGCCCTGTCGCTGATCGCGGCGCGCGAGATCACCAACTATCGCCTCGCCCATCGCCGCGAGCTGATCGATCGCAAGCGCGCCGAGCGCACCGTGCGCCGCCTCGCGGCGCGTCTCGAGCAGCGGGTGCTGGAGCGCACGATCGCGCTCGAACGCGCCCACGAAGCGCTGCACCGCCACCAGGCGGAGCTCGCGCACGCGCTGCGCCTGCAGACCATCGCCGAGTTGGTCTCGACGCTGGCGCACGAGATCAACCAGCCGCTGTGCGCGATCGCCAACTACTCCCGGGGCGCCGTGCACCGGCTCCGTCAGGGCATCGTCGACGTCGACGACCTGCGCCGGGCCTGTGAGGCCATCGCCCACGAGGGGCTGCGCGCCGGCGAGATCCTGCGCAACATCCGCGCCCTGGTGCGGCGGGAGTCGACGATCAGCGCCGACGTCGACGTCAACGCGCTCGCCGCCGACGCGCTGCGCGTCATCCATCCGCAGGCGCGCGAGCACGGCGTCACGGTGCGCCTCGAGAGCGGCGCCGACGTGCCGCGCGTGCAGGCCGACGGCACGCAGATCGAACAGGTGATGGTCAATCTGATGCTGAACGGCGTGCAGGCCGCGGCCCTGGCGCGGGTGGCGCCGCGCGAGGTGGTGGTGGCGACGACCGTCGAACGCGGCGAGGTGCAGGTCGCGGTGCGCGATACCGGTCAAGGGTTCGCGCCCAGCGTGCGCGACCGCCTGTTCACGCCGTTCCTCACCACCAAGGCGCACGGGCTCGGGCTCGGCCTGGTGATCAGCCGCTCGATCGTCGAATCGCACGGCGGCCGCCTCTGGGCCACCTCGCGCGACGAGGTCGGCACCACCTTCCGCTTCTCCCTGCCGGCCGGCGAGGTCGACGCCGCCGCGCGACGCGCCGGCGAGCACGGCGCGGCGCCGGTCGACTGACCGCCGAGCGGCCCGCTCGTCACCACGCCGGCGCGCCGAAGAGGCGGCCGTGGAAGAGCAGCAGGGCGGCGTACGCGGCGATCGCCGCGGCCGCCCGCCAGGCACCGATCTCGTCGACGCGCAGCGTGTTGCGGCCGGCCGCGATGGCGGCGAAGGGCAGCACCGACGTCTGCTCGGCAAAGCGGCGCCAGCGCCCGCCGAAGGCGCGCTGCCGCTTGGCGTCGATCGACGGCGGGCCGATCGACGCCAGCGTCAGCAGGGCGCCGAACAGCACCAGCGACGCGCTGTCGCCGTTGACCAGCAGGTGCAGCGCCGCCCACAGCGCGACGCCGCAGAGGAACGGATGCCGGGTGACGCGCAGGATGCCGCGCGCCGCGTCCGCGCGATCGAGCGCGCCGGCGCCGCCGGTGGCGGTCGGACTGGGCGTCGTCAACCCGATCACCACCAGCGCCACCGCCGCCGTCATGAGCGCGATCGCGGCGACGCGCAGCGGCGCCGGCGCGTGCCACAGCAACACCCGCGGCGCCGCCCGGTAGGCGAGGATCAGCCAGCCGAGGCTGGCGATCGAGAGCAGCGAGAACAGCCCGAGATACGCCTGCTCGCCGATCGCCGCGACAATGCGGTCGCGCAGCCGGGTGCCGGCGATGAACAGATGAATGCCGACGAACACGGCGCCGGCCAGCCCCAGCGACGCCATCGCCGACTCAGCCGCCGTAGAACGTCTTCTCTCCGAGGTCCTTGAGCCACAGGGTCGCATCGTCGGGGCGACCGCTGATCTCGCCGGCGACGCCGGCATCGACCACCTCACCGACGAACACCGAGTGGTCGCCGAGCTCGACCGTCGCGCTCAGCCGGCACTCGACGTACGCCGGCACCGACGCCAGGATCGGCGCGCCGGTGCTGCCGCGGCGATAGGCCTCGCCGTTGATCCGATCGCCGTCCCGCGCCGCCGGCTTGAAGAACGCGAAGGCCGCGGCCTGCTGCCCCTTGCCGAGAACGTTGAGCGCGAAGGCGCCGCTGGCCTTGATCACCGCGTGCGCGCCGGAGTCCGTCTTGACCCCGACCGCGACCAGCGGCGGCTGGAACGACGCCTGCGTCACCCAGTTCACCGTCGCCGCCGCCACCGTCCCGTCGGCATCCTCGGCGGTCAACACGTAGAGCCCGTAGGGAATCATGCGCAGGGCGGTCTTCTTGGCGTTGGCGTCCATCGCGGTCCTCCGGCGCCGGAGTAGAACGCAATCGCCGTGCGGGCGCAATCGCCGCGGCGCGCGCTGCTCGCGGTGTCGCGCATGGACGCCGGCGACGCGGACCGCTAGAGACGCCTGGCGCCGTCGGCGGCGCCCATCGATGCCCACCCCCTTCACCGCCCTCTCCGCCGGCGAGCGCGCCGCCGCGCTCGCCGATCCCGGGACGCTGCAGATCCTCGGCGCCGATCCCGGGGTCGGCATGGTCACCGCGCAGGCGGCGATCGACGGCCGGCGCGTCCTGCTCGCCGTCAGCGACGGTCGTCTGCGCGGCGGCACGGTCGGACACGGCGAGGCGCGCCAGCTCGGCGATCTGATCGCGCGCGCCGAGCGGCGCCGCGGCGCCGTGGTGCTGTGCTGGAACACCGGCGGCGTGCGGGTCCAGGACGGCCCGGCGGCGCTCGGCGAGGCCTCGGCGCTCGGCGTCCGCCTCGCCCGCCTGGCGCTCTGCGGCACGCCGGTGGTCAACCTGGTGAGCGGGCCGCGCGGCTGCTTCGGCGCCCCGTCGGTCATCGCCGCCGTCGGCCACGCCACCCTGCTGACCCGCGACGCGCTGTGGGGACTCACCGGACCGCAGCTCCTCGAGGGCGGCGCCGCCGAACACGACGTCGCCCGCGCGGTGATGGCGGCGCCGGCGCGCCGGCGCGCCGCGCACGCGACCGGTCTGGTCGAGGACAGCCGCGCGGCGGTGCGCCAGGCGATCGCGGGGGCGCTCGCCACGCCGCTGCGGCGCGTCGGACCCGCCGCCGCCCTGGCGCAGGGACTGGCGATCACCGGCCATCTGCTCGCCCAACTCGACCCGCCCGAACCACCGGCTGCCGCCGCGCGGGCGCGCCGGCGCGACCTCTTCGCCTACTCCTTCCGCGGCCAGTGGCACGCCACCGAGCCGAGCGTCCGCCTCGGCCTGGTCCACGCCGCCTGGGGCGATCTGCGCGGCGTCCGCACGCTGGGCATCATCGTCGGCCCCGACCGCTCGCCGCACGGCATCGGCGTCGCCGAGGCGCACGCCGTGCTGCAGGCCGTGCACCAGGCGGTCCGCGCCGCGCCCGGGGCGCCGATCATCACCTTCCTCTTCTGCCGCGGCCACGCCAGCGATCTGCGCCAGGAGCGAGCCGGCATCTCGCGCGCCCTCGCCGAGTGCCTGCGCGGCCTGATGGTCGCGCGCCTCGCCGGCCACCCCCTGCTCTGCGTGCTCGGCGGCGGCGCCTACGGCGCCGCCTATCTGTCGATCGCCGCCCCCAGCCACCGCATCCTCGCCATCCAGGGCACGACGGTGGCGCCGATGGCGCCGCGCGTCCTCGCCACCTTCCAGCAGTTGCGCGACCTGCGCGATGCGGCGCCCGCCGGCGACAACCTGGCGGCGATGATCCCCGGCATCCGCATCGTCGACAGCGTGGTGCGCCTGCCGCGCGCCCTCGGCGAGGAATTCACCGCCGTGCGCGACCGGGTCGGCGAGCAGCGGCGGAGCCGCCTGGCGCTGGCGCCCTGAGGGCGCGGCAGCGCTCGACGGCGACCTGCACGCCGAGCGGGGTCGCCGCCAGCACCGGCGTCGCGAGATCCGCGAGCCGCTCGATGGCCGGCGCCATCGAGACCTGCCCGAGCACCAC is a window from the bacterium genome containing:
- the recR gene encoding recombination mediator RecR; the encoded protein is MATVPAPLARVIQELTKLPGIGEKTATRLAFHLSRTERGDVEALAAALAALRDDLRTCSQCCALAGSDPCELCGDPRRRGDVLCVVEESADLAAVERSGGFSGRYHVLGGTLAPLDGVGPDDLNVTSLLRRLGEHGVQEVIIATNPTTEGEATALYLARLIKPLGVRVTRIAHGIPMGGDVEYADLATLGRALEGRRDM
- a CDS encoding YbaB/EbfC family nucleoid-associated protein — translated: MSKVPGLGDLFKQAQDLQERLQRVQEEAAARSVEASAGGGMVRATVNGRLELVRLQIEPAALAGGDVEMLQDLVIAAVNQALRSAQQQMADEMSKLTGGLKLPGMG
- the dnaX gene encoding DNA polymerase III subunit gamma/tau is translated as MTYLVSARRWRPQTFEDLVGQEHVARTLSNAIRAGRVAHAFLFTGVRGVGKTTAARVLAKALNCERGPTPTPCNECANCREITAGSAVDVLEIDGASNTGVDDVREIIENVRYQAAKSRFKIYIIDEVHMLSNSAFNALLKTLEEPPPHVKFIFATTDPHKLPATVQSRCQRYDFRRIPLRQVVARLRQIVDADGVAISDRALFTLAREGEGSMRDAQSLLDQVLAGADVADAAVLDVLGLADRAVIAALADAVIDRDPARVLAPLDDAYKRGCDLRRFTRDLLEHFRNLAVAKVSNGAVLPDMADDELAALRAQAARAAAVDCDRAFHVLLAADEEVARTPYPKLVLEMALLKLATLPALLPIEEVLQRLADLEARLRGGSGAPARAATSAPAPRPAAAAPAARAATTAPSAPPPVPASAGNGGWEDFVAFAHAERPTLADHLAKCAVRQLDADVAILAVPRGFRFDYLSRRDHLSLIEELAGRFFGRPLRVQVEVGDASNGNAPVEPPRPSTAELTSAALQNPAVKAAVEILGGEVAEVRERRPRRREGK
- a CDS encoding RDD family protein is translated as MTVPCPACGAPTSAGDHTCARCGQRLTTAAPLPEGIATGPGMLVSAGFGRRTLARLLDLVLTGFLGGALAAVMLLALGGDEALLDRNLPAAGFEMWLARTLMMLTYHGVAESLGGATLGKLIFSLDVVGEDGLPISLGRGLLRNLWVLVDSLAFGLVAYVAMRRSPRHQRLGDRHARTLVVHRRDLPAAARRRPATVAHGILIGLAFAAAICALAILLAGAAAPTEPTA
- a CDS encoding TIGR03620 family F420-dependent LLM class oxidoreductase, which encodes MDLGRLGVWTFLDLMSAGEAAAFAQRVEALGYTTLWLPEAIGRDPFALLGFLAARTTRLQLATGIANIYARDPMTMRAVQQTLAELSGGRFILGLGVSHAHLVSGVRGHEYKQPIPAMREYLDAMAGALYRAVEPAEEAPIMLAALRPAMLRLARARARGAHPYFTTPEHTARAREILGPDAWLAPEQKVLLDTDPGRARATARATMQIYLGLPNYQNNLRWLGFTDDDIANGGSDRLVDAIVAWGDEQAIRDRIRAHHDAGANHVCIQPLRVDGVPGPDLTVLEALAPARR
- the tadA gene encoding tRNA adenosine(34) deaminase TadA translates to MSAGTAADVAWMRESLRQAAAAEGEGEVPVGAVLVLDGRIVARGHNRPIAAHDPSAHAEILTLRAAGQALGNYRLTGGELYVTVEPCLMCVGAIVQARLRRVVYGCSDPKGGALGGLFDATAAAPLNHRFAVVGGVLADEAQTLLRRFFQARRGPAASS
- a CDS encoding NnrU family protein gives rise to the protein MASLGLAGAVFVGIHLFIAGTRLRDRIVAAIGEQAYLGLFSLLSIASLGWLILAYRAAPRVLLWHAPAPLRVAAIALMTAAVALVVIGLTTPSPTATGGAGALDRADAARGILRVTRHPFLCGVALWAALHLLVNGDSASLVLFGALLTLASIGPPSIDAKRQRAFGGRWRRFAEQTSVLPFAAIAAGRNTLRVDEIGAWRAAAAIAAYAALLLFHGRLFGAPAW